The sequence AGAATGCCGAAGGCCCCCTCCGGATGCTCGGCCGGCGGAACGCCGGCGATCTCGGCGAGGCGGCCCAGGCCGAAACGTCCCAGCACGGGGAGCCGCAGTCCGCCGCAGGCGGCCGCGGTGTGCGGCAGCGTGCTCGAGCCCTCGTCGCCGTAGCGGGCCGCGTCCGGGGCCGGCCCGATTCCGCAGCTGTCGAGCACCAGCACCACCACGCGGGCGCAGCGGCTCACGCCGTCGGCACGCCGAATCGTTCCGCCGCGAGCAGGATGCCGACGATCGACTTCGCGTCGCGGATCTCGCCGGTCGCGACGAGGCGCCGCGCGACGGCGAGCGGGACGCGGTGCACCGTAAGATCCTCTTCCTCCCGCTCCGCCGTCGCGGGATGCAGATCCTCCGCGAGAAACAGATGCATCTCTTCGTTGGAGAAACCGGGAGCCGGATAGAACGTCGCGAGCCGCTCCCACGCGTGCGCGGCGTAGCCGGCTTCTTCGGCGAGCTCGCGCCGCGCGCAGGCTTCCGGGGTCTCGGGCGGTTCGATCGTCCCGGCGGGAATTTCGAACAGCATCCGGCCGACCGCGTGCCGTGTCTGTTGGACCAGCACGATCTCCCGGTCGGGGAGCATCGCGACCATCGCCACCGCGCCGGGATGCTCCACCACTTCCAGCGCCCACCGGCGGCCGCCGGCGTTCTCCATCTCGTCCACGCGCACCGAAAAGGCGCGGCCGGCGAACACCCGGCGGCTGCCGAGCACGCGCGCGCCGCCCGTCATCCCGCCTCGAGCATTCGCCGAAGGGATGCGACCGCTTCGGTCAGTCGCCGCCTCGCGCTCCGGTGGTCTCGTAGACCGGGGTGCCTTCGCGGGTGGCGAGGTCCCGGAACGCGGCCAGCACCTTCATCGTGATCGGCCCCGGCTTGCCGGTGCCGACGGCCCGTCCGTCGACCTCGACGACCGGCCCGAGTTCCGCGCCGGTGCCGGTCAGGAAGCACTCGTCGGCGGTGTAGATGTCGTGCAGCGTCAGCACCTGTTCCGCCGCCGGCACGCCCATCGCAGCGCAGAGGTCCAGCACCGTCTGGCGTGTCACGCCCTGCAGAATGCCGAGGTACGCCGGCGGCGTCGCGACGCGCCCGTTGCGCACCATGAAGACGTTGTCGGCGGTGCACTCGGCGACGTAGCCTTCCGTCGTCAGCATCAGGCCCTCGTCGGCGCCGGTCAGGTTCACCTCGAGGCGCGCCATGATGTTGTTGAGGTAGTTGCAGGTCTTGACGCGCGGGTTGAGCACGTCGACCGGCCGCTGCCGGGTCGAGGTCGTCACGAGCCGAAGCCCCTTGCGGTACGCCTCTTCCGGATACAACTGGATCGTGTCGACGATGATCACGACGCTCGCCTTCGGGCATTTGCGGGGGTCGATGCCGAGATCACCGCGGCCGCGGGACACAACCGGGCGGATGTAGGCATCGCGCAGCCCGGTGCGCCGGACGGTCTCCACGATCGCGCCGCTGACCTCGTCGCGGCTCATCGGGATCTCGAGCTTCAGGGTACGGGCGGACTCGAACAAGCGGTCCACGTGCTCGGTCAGCTTGAAGATCCGGCCGTTGTAGCAGCGAATCCCTTCGAACACCCCGTCGCCGTACAGGAAGCCGTGGTCGTAGACCGAGACGCTGGCTTCCTCCTTGGAGACGAAGCGGCCGTTGACGAAGACCAGTCCCATACGGTGTCCCTCCACCCAGAGTGAAAACTAACCGCGCCGCCACGACCCCTTCGAGCGGCGCGGGTCTCGGTACGGTCAGCGGTTCGCCCTTGGCGCGGAGGCCTCCTTTGTATGCCCCGTCTGCCGGGGGACCTCCGGCCGGAGACCGTCCCCGGCGGCGTCCGCGCCCACGCTGTGCTGCCGCGCGAGCGCCGCCGCCACGAACGACCGGTACAGCGGATGCGGCCGCGTCGGCCGCGACCGATATTCCGCGTGGAACTGCGTTCCGAGAAACCACGGGTGTCCGGGCAGCTCGACGATCTCGACGAGATTGCGCTCCGGGTAGAGCCCGGTCACGCGCAGCCCGTGGCGCGTCAGAACCGGCAGGTATTCGTTGTTGACCTCGAACCGATGCCGGTGGCGCTCCTCGACGTCGTCCGTCCCGTACGCCGCGTGCGCGAGCGAACCCGGGGCAAGCCGGCAGGGATAGAGGCCCAACCGCATCGTGCCGCCCTTGTCCGTCACGGCCTTCTGCTCCGGCAGCAGATCGATCACCGGATGCGGCGTCGCCGGGTCCACTTCTGTCGTGTTGGCGCCCTCGAGTCCGCAGACGTGGCGCGCGAACTCGACCACGGCCCACTGCATGCCGTAGCAGACCCCGAAGAACGGCACGCCGTACGTCCGCGCAAACTGCGCGGCCTTCACCTTGCCCTCCACGCCGCGGGCGCCGAACCCCGGACATACGAGGATGCCGTGGAACCGCCCGAGCCGCGCCGCCACGCCGGCCTCGTCGAGCGCCTCGAGCTCCTCGGAGTCCTGCCTGACGATGCGCACACGGCAGCCGGTCGCGATCCCGCCGTGCCGCAGCGCCTCCTCGATGCTGATGTAGGAATCGTCGTTGCCCATGTACTTCCCGACAAGCGCGATCTCGACCACTTCGGGCGAGTTCAGCAGGCGGTCGACCATTACGCGCCAGTCCGTCAGGTCCGGCGCGCGGACCGGCAGGTCGAGGCGCTTTTCGGCGATGCGCGCGAGTCCCTCGTCCTCCAGGACCAGCGGGACTTCGTACACGCTCTGCGCGTCGATGGACTGGATCACGCCCTCGGGCGTCACGTCGCAGAACAACGCCAGCTTGTCGCGCAGGCTGCGCGACAGCGGACGCTCCGCCCGGCACACGATGACGTCCGGATGAATGCCGATGCTGCGCAGTTCCTTGACGCTGTGCTGCGTCGGCTTGGTTTTGAGCTCGCCGGCGCCGCGGAGGTACGGGACGAGCGAGACGTGCACGTACATCACGTTGGCCTCGCCGACAAAGCGCCGGAACTGCCGGATCGCTTCGAGGAACGGCAGGCTCTCGATGTCGCCGACCGTTCCGCCGACCTCGACGATCATCACATCCGCGCGCTGAAGGCGCGCGACGCGGCTGATCTCGTCGCGGATCTCGTTCGTGACGTGCGGAATGACCTGCACGGTCCCGCCGAGGTACTCCCCCCGGCGCTCGCGGGCGATCACGGCGCCGTAGATCTTGCCGGTCGTCGTGTTGTTGTCGCGCCCGAGGCTCTCGTCAATGAACCGCTCGTAGTGCCCGAGGTCCATGTCGGTCTCGGCGCCGTCGTCGGTGACGAAGACCTCCCCGTGCTGGAACGGGTTCATCGTCCCGGCGTCCACGTTGACGTACGGGTCGAACTTCAGCGCGCTGACCCGCCACCCGCGGCTCTTGAGCAGACGGCCGAGCGAGGCCGACGTGATGCCCTTCCCGAGCGCCGAGGCGACGCCCCCTGTGACGAAGATGTACTTGGTTTGCTGCTGCGTCATCGGCTGCGTCCCCCCGCAGAGTACCGCCTCGTCCGGCCGAGTCCTTCCGGTCCGCCCATCATCGTTCGCCGCCCCACGACAGCTTCGTGCGCAGCAGCCGATAGAAGCCCGTGCGCCCGAGGCGGACGAGGCGCGTCCGGCACGGCGCCCGCGCCACCCGCACGATATCTTCCGGCTCGAGCGGTTCGCCCTCCTGGCCGTCGACCGTCAGCACGGACGGCGCGCCGGTCGGCTCGACGCGGATCGTGATCGCCTCGTTGCCGGAAAGCACGACGGCGCGGGCGTTCAGCGTGTGCGCGCAGATCGGGGTGAGCACGATCGCGTCGAGATCGGGGTGCAGGATCGGGCCGCCTGCCGAGAGCGAGTACGCCGTCGAGCCGGTCGGGGTGGCGACGATGAGTCCATCCGCCAGGTGCGTGGCCAGGTGGTCGTCGTTGATGTCGGTGCGGATCCGTAGAATTCGGGCGTAGCCGCTCTTCGTGACGACGACGTCGTTGAGCGCCAGGAGCTCGCGGACGATCCGTTCCTCTCCGGCGCCGGCCGCCGTGGACTTGACGCGGCAGATCTGCGCCAGCAGCATCATCCGCTCGTCCACGCGGTAATCGCCGGCGAGGACGCGCAGCAGCGCGTCGTCGACGGCCCGGTCGTGCACCTCGGCCAGGAAGCCGAACCCGCCGAGGTTCACGCCGAGGATAGGAATCCCGTTGGGTGCGGCCTGCCGGGCCGAATTCAAGATCGTGCCGTCTCCGCCGAAAACGACCAGCATCTCCACGCGCCCGGCGAGCTCGGCGGCCGGCGCGCCGAGCTCGGAGAGGCCGAGGGTCTGCGCGCTCTCCTGGTTGACGATCACGTCGACCCCGCGCGAGGTCAGCAGCGTCACCGCGTGCCGCGCCAGGTGTCCGACCTCGGGGTCGCCCCGCAATTTCTCGATGTTGACGATCAGGCCGACGGCGTTCATGCGCCGCGCCTTCCGAGGCGTCGGTGCGCGTCCGCGACGGCGGCATCGATGTCGAGCGCCGGAGTCGGCCGCCAGGCGGCCGGCCGGGGGCGCGCCGGCACCGCCGCCGTCCCCTGCCTGATGAGATGCGCCAGGTACTCGATGTTCCCGGCCGGACCGGTGATTGGTGACGGCGTCACCGCCGCCGGCGTGAGCCCCGACCGCGCGGCGGCGGCGAGCGCGTCCTCGACGACCGCGGCGTGCACCGCGGGATCGCGGACGACCCCGCCGCGCCCCACCGCGGCCCGGCCCGCTTCGAATTGCGGTTTGACGAGCGCGACGACGCTTCCGCCCGGCCGGACGAGCCCGGCGATCACGTTCCACACGAGGCGCAGGCTGATGAACGACAGGTCCGCGGTGACGAGATCGGCGGCGGCGGCAAACCGGTCGGGTGTAAGCTGCCGTGCGTTCGTGCCTTCCATGACGATCACCCGCGGATCCCGCCGGAGACTCCAGGCGAGCTGCCCATGTCCGACGTCCACGGCGTAGACCCGGACGGCCCCCGCCTGCAGCAGACAGTCGGTGAAGCCGCCGGTGCTGGCGCCGAGATCGATCGCCACGGCGCCGCGCGCGTCGATCCCGAACGCCGCCAGCGCGTGCGCGAGCTTGACGCCGCCCCGGCCGACGTACGGGTGCGCCGGAGCGACCACGCCGACGCGCATCTCCGGCGTCACGCGGCGGCCCGGCTTATCCGCGACGGCGCCGTCGACGGTGACGCGTCCCGCGAGGACCGCGGCCTGCGCACGGGCCCGGGTGTCCGCGAGGCCCTCCAGCACCAGCCGTTCGTCCAGCCGCACGCCGGTCCCCCGCTTCACCGGTCCCGCTCCAGCAGATAGATCGCAAGATCTTCGAGCCGCGCGCTGCGCGCGCCGAGCGGTGCGAGGGCCAGCACCGCGTCGTCCGTCGCCTCCGCCGCGAGCCGCCGCGACCGCTCGAGGCCGAACACGGCCGGGAACGTCACCTTCGACTGGCTGGCGTCGGCCCCGGTTCCCTTGCCGAGCTTGCCGCTCTCGCCGACGACGTCGAGGATATCGTCGATGATCTGGAAGGCGAGGCCCATGTGCTCCCCGTAGCGGTCGAGCGCGCGGAGATCACCCTCCTCGGCTCCGGCAAGCACAGCGCCGATCTTCAGGCAGGCCCGGATGAGCGCGCCGGTCTTCAGACGGTGAATCTGACGGACCTCGGCCTCGGCCGGCACGGCGTGGACGGCGAGCAGGTCGAGCACCTGGCCGCCGACCATCCCTTCACTGCCGATGCCGAGCGTCAACTCGCGAATCGCCCGCACCACCCGGTCCGGCGGACATCCCGGCACGTCGGCGTTCCGCGCCAGCAGCTCGAACGCATGCGCGTGCAGGGCGTCGCCGGCCAGCACGGCCATCGCCTCGCCGAAGACCACGTGGCAGGTCGGCCGTCCCCGCCGGACCGCCGAGTCGTCCATGGACGGCAGGTCGTCGTGAATCAGCGAGTAGGTGTGGATCAGCTCGACCGCGCAGGCCGAGGGCAGCACGGCCTCGGGCGGGGCGCCCGCGACCTCGGCGCCGGCGATGACCAGCATCGGACGCAGCCGCTTGCCGCCGGCAAACACGCTGTACCGCATGGCGCGGTGGACGTCGGCCGGGGGGGCGCTTTCCGAGGGGAGATACCGGTCCAG comes from bacterium and encodes:
- a CDS encoding NUDIX hydrolase; amino-acid sequence: MTGGARVLGSRRVFAGRAFSVRVDEMENAGGRRWALEVVEHPGAVAMVAMLPDREIVLVQQTRHAVGRMLFEIPAGTIEPPETPEACARRELAEEAGYAAHAWERLATFYPAPGFSNEEMHLFLAEDLHPATAEREEEDLTVHRVPLAVARRLVATGEIRDAKSIVGILLAAERFGVPTA
- the ilvE gene encoding branched-chain-amino-acid transaminase; this translates as MGLVFVNGRFVSKEEASVSVYDHGFLYGDGVFEGIRCYNGRIFKLTEHVDRLFESARTLKLEIPMSRDEVSGAIVETVRRTGLRDAYIRPVVSRGRGDLGIDPRKCPKASVVIIVDTIQLYPEEAYRKGLRLVTTSTRQRPVDVLNPRVKTCNYLNNIMARLEVNLTGADEGLMLTTEGYVAECTADNVFMVRNGRVATPPAYLGILQGVTRQTVLDLCAAMGVPAAEQVLTLHDIYTADECFLTGTGAELGPVVEVDGRAVGTGKPGPITMKVLAAFRDLATREGTPVYETTGARGGD
- a CDS encoding CTP synthase — its product is MTQQQTKYIFVTGGVASALGKGITSASLGRLLKSRGWRVSALKFDPYVNVDAGTMNPFQHGEVFVTDDGAETDMDLGHYERFIDESLGRDNNTTTGKIYGAVIARERRGEYLGGTVQVIPHVTNEIRDEISRVARLQRADVMIVEVGGTVGDIESLPFLEAIRQFRRFVGEANVMYVHVSLVPYLRGAGELKTKPTQHSVKELRSIGIHPDVIVCRAERPLSRSLRDKLALFCDVTPEGVIQSIDAQSVYEVPLVLEDEGLARIAEKRLDLPVRAPDLTDWRVMVDRLLNSPEVVEIALVGKYMGNDDSYISIEEALRHGGIATGCRVRIVRQDSEELEALDEAGVAARLGRFHGILVCPGFGARGVEGKVKAAQFARTYGVPFFGVCYGMQWAVVEFARHVCGLEGANTTEVDPATPHPVIDLLPEQKAVTDKGGTMRLGLYPCRLAPGSLAHAAYGTDDVEERHRHRFEVNNEYLPVLTRHGLRVTGLYPERNLVEIVELPGHPWFLGTQFHAEYRSRPTRPHPLYRSFVAAALARQHSVGADAAGDGLRPEVPRQTGHTKEASAPRANR
- a CDS encoding NAD(+)/NADH kinase is translated as MNAVGLIVNIEKLRGDPEVGHLARHAVTLLTSRGVDVIVNQESAQTLGLSELGAPAAELAGRVEMLVVFGGDGTILNSARQAAPNGIPILGVNLGGFGFLAEVHDRAVDDALLRVLAGDYRVDERMMLLAQICRVKSTAAGAGEERIVRELLALNDVVVTKSGYARILRIRTDINDDHLATHLADGLIVATPTGSTAYSLSAGGPILHPDLDAIVLTPICAHTLNARAVVLSGNEAITIRVEPTGAPSVLTVDGQEGEPLEPEDIVRVARAPCRTRLVRLGRTGFYRLLRTKLSWGGER
- a CDS encoding TlyA family RNA methyltransferase, which gives rise to MKRGTGVRLDERLVLEGLADTRARAQAAVLAGRVTVDGAVADKPGRRVTPEMRVGVVAPAHPYVGRGGVKLAHALAAFGIDARGAVAIDLGASTGGFTDCLLQAGAVRVYAVDVGHGQLAWSLRRDPRVIVMEGTNARQLTPDRFAAAADLVTADLSFISLRLVWNVIAGLVRPGGSVVALVKPQFEAGRAAVGRGGVVRDPAVHAAVVEDALAAAARSGLTPAAVTPSPITGPAGNIEYLAHLIRQGTAAVPARPRPAAWRPTPALDIDAAVADAHRRLGRRGA
- a CDS encoding farnesyl diphosphate synthase — its product is MPETSRRPVAIESVLAEHGRLVESALDRYLPSESAPPADVHRAMRYSVFAGGKRLRPMLVIAGAEVAGAPPEAVLPSACAVELIHTYSLIHDDLPSMDDSAVRRGRPTCHVVFGEAMAVLAGDALHAHAFELLARNADVPGCPPDRVVRAIRELTLGIGSEGMVGGQVLDLLAVHAVPAEAEVRQIHRLKTGALIRACLKIGAVLAGAEEGDLRALDRYGEHMGLAFQIIDDILDVVGESGKLGKGTGADASQSKVTFPAVFGLERSRRLAAEATDDAVLALAPLGARSARLEDLAIYLLERDR